One Synechococcus sp. CC9605 genomic window carries:
- a CDS encoding glycoside hydrolase family 3 N-terminal domain-containing protein: MNSRPADSPGADSLRRRVAELLVLRASGHLNDQQRRYPQWELPNRELQRLLQEGVGGVILLGGSALELQQRTQQLQGWSEHRLLFCADVEEGVGQRFEGASWLVPPLALGRLHQQEPKLALNLSERYGRCTGEQARRCGLNWVLGPVCDVNNNPANPVINMRAWGEDPKSASALAVAFQRGLKQAGVLGCAKHFPGHGDTASDSHLDLPVLPHSRERLEQIELPPFRAAIAAGVDSVMTAHLVLPELDPQQPATLSKAVLTDLLRQEMGFTGLVVTDALVMEAISARHGAAEAAVLAFEAGADLILMPADADAAIDGLCKSFSSGRLPLERLEQSHQRRAHALASIPTSTTSGPIVTAAEQSLEAELVRHSITIGDAAVRPQAGINLVRVDALVPSAAALSGWSPALRIPEAHGFRSLVLHGEGLSPWSDQPKAPLALDRLGDGAVLLQLFLRGNPFRAGRDAQEPWAAAIQQLIALNRLAGVVVYGSPYMWDTLQLLLPSNCPAAYSAGQMQEAQRQVLNALCPTATPTGNSGAFTD; encoded by the coding sequence ATGAACAGCCGACCGGCTGACAGTCCAGGGGCAGACAGCCTGCGGCGCCGAGTAGCGGAACTGCTGGTGCTTCGGGCCAGTGGTCATCTGAACGACCAGCAGCGTCGCTACCCCCAGTGGGAGCTTCCGAACCGCGAACTGCAACGTTTGCTGCAGGAAGGAGTTGGCGGCGTGATCCTGTTGGGGGGCAGCGCCTTGGAACTCCAGCAACGCACCCAGCAACTGCAGGGCTGGAGTGAGCATCGGTTGCTGTTCTGCGCCGACGTGGAAGAGGGCGTAGGTCAGCGCTTCGAGGGGGCCAGCTGGCTGGTGCCGCCCTTAGCCCTTGGGCGTCTCCACCAGCAGGAGCCCAAGCTGGCCTTGAATTTGAGTGAGCGCTATGGCCGCTGCACCGGCGAACAGGCCCGCCGCTGCGGGCTGAACTGGGTGCTGGGGCCGGTGTGCGACGTCAACAACAACCCCGCCAACCCGGTGATCAATATGCGGGCCTGGGGCGAAGATCCCAAGAGTGCCAGCGCCCTGGCCGTTGCCTTCCAGCGGGGGTTGAAGCAAGCGGGTGTTCTCGGATGCGCCAAGCACTTTCCCGGCCACGGCGACACCGCCAGCGACTCCCATCTGGACCTACCGGTGCTGCCCCATAGCCGCGAACGGCTGGAGCAAATCGAACTGCCGCCCTTTCGGGCCGCCATTGCCGCTGGTGTGGACAGCGTGATGACGGCTCACCTGGTGCTGCCAGAGCTGGACCCGCAGCAGCCCGCCACCCTCTCCAAAGCCGTGCTCACCGATCTGCTGAGGCAGGAGATGGGGTTCACGGGACTGGTGGTGACCGATGCCCTGGTGATGGAAGCGATCAGCGCACGGCACGGCGCAGCCGAAGCAGCTGTACTGGCCTTTGAAGCAGGGGCCGACCTGATCCTGATGCCAGCGGATGCCGATGCCGCTATCGATGGTCTCTGCAAAAGCTTCAGCAGCGGACGGCTGCCCCTCGAGCGGTTGGAGCAGAGCCATCAACGCCGGGCCCATGCACTGGCATCGATCCCCACCAGCACAACTTCAGGTCCGATCGTCACCGCAGCCGAACAAAGCCTTGAGGCTGAGCTGGTGCGCCACAGCATCACGATCGGCGATGCAGCGGTTCGCCCGCAAGCAGGAATCAACCTGGTGCGCGTGGATGCCCTGGTGCCTAGCGCAGCCGCCCTCAGCGGCTGGTCACCGGCCCTGCGCATCCCTGAAGCCCATGGGTTCCGCTCGCTCGTGCTGCACGGCGAGGGCCTGTCGCCCTGGAGCGACCAACCGAAGGCGCCCCTGGCATTGGACCGCCTTGGCGACGGAGCGGTGCTGCTGCAGCTGTTCCTGCGGGGCAACCCCTTCCGGGCCGGGCGGGATGCCCAGGAACCCTGGGCCGCAGCGATCCAACAACTGATCGCCCTCAACCGGCTGGCCGGGGTCGTGGTCTATGGCAGCCCTTACATGTGGGACACCCTGCAGCTGCTGCTGCCAAGCAACTGCCCTGCCGCCTATTCCGCCGGCCAGATGCAGGAAGCCCAACGCCAGGTGCTCAACGCTCTATGTCCCACCGCAACGCCGACGGGCAACAGCGGTGCATTCACCGACTGA
- a CDS encoding glycosyltransferase — MLSLSMIVRDEEARLGECLASVQGFADEMVVVDTGSTDATVAIAEAAGARVEQISWPGDFAPARNQALEFLNGDWVLVLDADEQLRAEAIPALKALMAQPDVLVINLLRYEVGAAMAPYSSVSRLFRRHPSIRWSRPYHSMIDDSIRALLETEPQWRIADCSEPAILHDGYRPELLAGSDKADRLRQAMEADLQERPGDPYASAKLGGLLISEGKTDQAIPLLQSGLKQCGKADAERYELLLHLGLALAPSDPVQAVSCYRQALEIPLDTRVSLGARLNLAARLMEQGNLEEAISLTQTAAQRAPEVALAWYNLGLMQRRRGDLAAALEAYGRALALDPNNAECHQNNAVAQLLGGNIDAARSSFIRAIKLLQAQGSTKAAEQLRERVQGVVKLDGEAVA, encoded by the coding sequence ATGCTCAGCCTCTCGATGATCGTGCGCGATGAAGAAGCGCGTCTCGGGGAATGTCTGGCCTCCGTGCAGGGCTTTGCTGACGAGATGGTGGTGGTGGACACCGGCTCCACCGACGCCACGGTGGCCATTGCCGAGGCGGCTGGAGCCCGGGTTGAACAGATCAGCTGGCCGGGGGACTTCGCTCCAGCCCGCAACCAGGCCCTGGAGTTTCTCAACGGTGACTGGGTGCTGGTGCTGGACGCGGACGAGCAGCTTCGTGCTGAGGCCATCCCTGCACTCAAGGCCCTGATGGCCCAGCCCGATGTGCTGGTGATCAACCTGCTGCGCTACGAGGTGGGGGCTGCCATGGCGCCCTATTCCAGCGTCAGTCGTCTGTTCCGACGCCACCCCTCGATCCGATGGAGCCGGCCATACCACTCAATGATCGACGACAGCATTCGCGCCTTGCTGGAAACGGAACCCCAATGGCGCATCGCCGATTGCAGTGAGCCAGCGATCCTCCACGACGGCTACCGACCGGAGCTGCTGGCGGGCAGCGATAAGGCCGATCGGCTGCGACAAGCCATGGAAGCTGATCTGCAGGAGCGGCCCGGTGATCCCTACGCCAGCGCCAAGCTGGGGGGTCTGCTGATCAGCGAAGGCAAGACCGACCAAGCCATCCCCCTGCTGCAGAGCGGCCTCAAGCAGTGCGGTAAGGCCGATGCCGAACGTTATGAGCTGCTGCTGCACCTGGGCTTGGCCCTCGCCCCCAGTGATCCCGTCCAGGCAGTGAGCTGCTATCGGCAAGCCCTGGAGATTCCCCTGGACACACGGGTCAGTCTTGGAGCCCGCCTCAACCTGGCGGCTCGACTGATGGAACAGGGCAACCTAGAGGAAGCGATTAGCCTCACCCAAACCGCCGCCCAGCGTGCACCGGAAGTGGCCCTCGCCTGGTACAACCTTGGGCTGATGCAACGGCGGCGCGGCGATCTCGCTGCGGCCCTGGAGGCCTACGGGCGCGCACTCGCCTTGGATCCCAACAACGCTGAGTGCCATCAGAACAATGCTGTGGCCCAGCTTTTGGGCGGCAACATCGACGCCGCTCGCAGCAGCTTCATCCGCGCCATCAAGCTGCTTCAGGCGCAGGGCAGCACCAAAGCGGCTGAGCAGCTGCGCGAGAGGGTGCAGGGGGTGGTGAAGCTGGACGGGGAGGCTGTCGCTTGA
- a CDS encoding uroporphyrinogen-III synthase yields the protein MSHPLQGRTVVVTRAADQQGAARQLLEQQGATVLDLPALVIGPPDHWGPLDDALEDLDSFHWLVFSSANGVQAVEQRLQRLGRCLARRPASLKIAAVGRKTAQMLDDLGASADFVPPSFVADSLIDHFPVSGWGLKMLLPRVQSGGRTLLADAFGEAGVRVVEVAAYESCCPVAMPEPTATALDEGKVDAIAFSSGKTAQHTAKLLEQRFGAGWAERLEGVKVVSIGPQTSRSCRQCFGRVDAEADPHDLEGLADACAQAMQKGS from the coding sequence TTGAGCCATCCCTTGCAGGGCCGAACGGTGGTCGTCACCCGCGCGGCCGACCAGCAGGGGGCCGCTCGCCAGCTGCTGGAGCAGCAGGGGGCAACAGTGCTAGACCTTCCTGCCCTGGTGATCGGACCACCCGACCACTGGGGGCCTCTGGATGACGCCCTCGAAGACTTGGACAGCTTTCACTGGCTGGTGTTCTCCAGCGCCAATGGCGTTCAGGCCGTGGAACAGCGGCTGCAGCGCCTCGGCCGTTGCCTGGCCCGACGCCCCGCCAGCCTCAAGATTGCGGCGGTGGGCCGCAAAACGGCGCAGATGCTGGACGATCTGGGGGCGAGCGCTGATTTCGTGCCACCCAGCTTCGTGGCCGACAGCTTGATCGATCACTTCCCGGTGTCGGGCTGGGGTCTCAAGATGCTTTTGCCACGGGTTCAGAGCGGTGGTCGCACCCTGCTGGCGGACGCCTTCGGTGAAGCAGGAGTGAGGGTGGTGGAGGTGGCGGCCTATGAGTCCTGCTGCCCCGTCGCAATGCCGGAGCCAACAGCGACCGCCCTGGACGAGGGCAAGGTCGATGCCATTGCCTTCAGCAGCGGCAAGACCGCTCAGCACACCGCGAAGCTGCTGGAACAACGCTTCGGTGCCGGCTGGGCCGAACGGTTGGAGGGGGTGAAGGTGGTTTCGATAGGCCCCCAGACCAGCCGCAGCTGCCGCCAATGCTTCGGTCGGGTGGATGCTGAGGCCGACCCCCACGATCTCGAAGGATTAGCCGATGCCTGCGCTCAAGCCATGCAGAAGGGATCATGA